The Thermodesulfobacteriota bacterium genomic sequence CCAAGCAAGAGGTAAAAACCTTCGGTTAAAAGCAGCAGGCCAGACTACTGAGCCTACGCTGATTATTTAGCATTGGAATTGCCGACAATTTTGCTCACACTCTAGTTAGTTACGGAATGAGAAATCGTGAGTTTACTTCAAAAACAAGGAAGGAATAACCATGTTAGCTCACTTTAACGCAATTTATGAGAAAGGTGAAAAGTATTACATTGGATATTGTCTCGAGGTCCCCGGAGCAAACGGGCAAGGGGTAACAATAGAAGAATGCCGTGAGAGCCTGAAAGAAGCTATCAAGCTCATCCTTGAAGACAGATTGGAGGAAGCACTTCGCGGGATTCCTGATGATGCCATTAGGGGGGACCGTTATTACTGAATGAAACGAGGTGATTTTCTCCGCCACTTACGATTTCATGGATGTATTCTCAAACGAGAGGAATCAAGACATTCTCTTTATCAGAACCCGGCAAACGGGGTAGTGGAAGCGGTTCCTAGGCATGTCGAGGTTGACAATCGATTGGCAGAAAAATCTGTAAACGGCTAGAACCGGAAGACAATCAAAAAATTAAAAAGAGTTTAAAATTTGTCGAATTAACGGGCCAACTAGTGTCTCACTTGGCAAAACCATGGATGTTTGTTTCCCCTCCATTATGTGGTAACCTTAACTTGTTTATTTATTAAAAAATATTAGTGGTGGCAGTAGAATGGAAGATATAAGGGTTGATGAAAAAATTGATATCACTAAGGAAATCTGTCCTATGACTTTCGTGAAAACCAAGCTAAAACTCGAATCCATGCGGTCTGGCCAGGTGCTCGAAGTTAGTTTAAATGACGGAGAGCCGCTCAGAAACGTTCCCCGAAGCATAAAGGAAGACGGGCATAAAATCCTGGACATCCGCAAGGAAGGCACATCTTATAAACTCCTGATCGAGCGCCGCTGATGGATTTACTTCTAGCCAGAAAGAAAACCGACGTCCCCGATAAAAAAAGGGCCGAGTCCATAGTCGATTTAATCGGCAACACCCCGCTTATAAGACTTTCTAAAATTACGGAAGGGCTTAGTCCCGATGTCGAGGTTCATGTGAAGGCGGAGTGGCTAAACCCCGGGGGGTCGGTAAAGGACCGCCCCGCTCTCTGGATGATTCTCGACGGGATCAAGAAGGGACTGCTCACCCCTGACAAGGTGATAATGGATTCGTCGTCCGGCAACACTGCAATTGCCTACGCCATGATCGGGGCGGCATTAGGCTACAAAGTCGAGCTGGTTACACCGGAAAACGTAAACGTAGAGAGAAAAAAAACCCTGGAGGCTTTTGGGGCAAAGATCATCTTCTCCGATTCTTTGGAAGGCTCGGATGGAGCGATAAAAGTAGCGAAAAAACTGAAACGGGAGAATCCGGATAAATACTTCATGCCTGACCAGTATAACAACCCGGCAAATACCCTATCCCACTATGAAACAACCGGCCCGGAGATCTGGCTCCAGACTAAGGGTAGGGTAACGCATTTCATCGCCGGAATGGGGACAAGCGGGACTGTCATGGGAACGGGGAGAAGGCTCAAGGAGCTTAACCCGAGGATCAAGGTTATAGCCATTCAGCCGGCCGAATCTCTTCACGGACTGGAAGGGCTGAAGCACATGGCCACTTCCATTGTTCCGGGCATATATGACCCTACCTTTCCCGACGAGATGATGTTTGTATCCACGGACGACTCCTACCGGATTATGAAAGAACTGGTGAAAAAAGAAGGGATATTCGTGGGCCATTCCGGGGGCGCGGCGATATATGCCACACTTGAATATGCAAAGAGGTTAAAGGAGGGTGTTATAGTAACCATCCTACCTGACGGCGGTTACAGATATTTGAGCGGAGGCATCTGGTGGTAAAGATAGCAAAGTCGGTTTACGATGGAATAATAAGGCACGCCGAATCCGGTTACCCGAACGAGGTCTGCGGAGTTTTAATAGGCAGGGAATGGGAAGTTACAAACTTCAAAGAATGCAGAAACCTCAACGAGGAAAGGGCGCGTGACCGCTATGAGCTTGACCCTCTCTCTTTCAAAGAAGCCGACGATTGGGCGAGGTCAAAAGGGATGGAGATCCTGGGTATATACCATTCTCATCCGGACCATCCTTCCCGTCCTTCGGAATTTGACAGAGAAAGAGCCTGGCCAAACTGGGCTTACATAATACTTTCAATCAACAACGGGAAATACAATGACGGAAGGGCCTGGATTCTTTCAAACTACGATTCCAGGTTTGAAGAAGAAAAGATTGAGTTGACAGAAGATTAGGAGGAGTAAAGACGTGGATTTAACCGAGGAACAAATATACCGCTACAGCAGAAACATACTTCTTCCGGAAGTGGGCGGTGTGGGACAGGAAAGACTGCTTCGTTCAAGGGCGTTTTGCGTGGGAGTAGGCGGCTTGGGTTCGCCCATAGCCCTATATCTGGCGGCGGCGGGGGTTGGCACGATAGGAATAGCCGACTCCGACCAGGTCGACATCACCAACCTGCAAAGACAGGTGCTCCATTTTACCGACGACATAGGAAGGCCGAAGATACTATCGGCCAAGGAGAAACTAGAGAAACTAAACCCCGACGTGAGCGTCATCGTGTATGAAGAGATGATAACCAAGAGAAACATAAGGGAAATCATAAAGGATTATGACATAGTGCTCGACGGCTCCGATAACTTTCCCACCCGTTATCTGGTGAACGATGCCTGCTACTTCGAGAAAAAGACCCTGGTATCCGGCGCCATTCTGAGGTTCGAGGGACAGGTCTCCGTATTCAAGCCCCACGCCGGAGGTCCCTGCTATCGCTGCCTTTATCCGGAAATCCCGCCTGCCGGCATGATCCCCAGTTGTCAGGAGGCCGGAATACTGGGTGCGGTTGCCGGGATAATCGGGAATATTCAGGCCGTCGAAACACTCAAGGAGCTTCTGCAAATAGGCCAAAGCCTGGTGGGGAGGCTCCTGGTTTTCAATACACTAAACATGTCTATAGCCGAATTAAAGGTCAAGAAGGACCCGAGGTGTCCCCTTTGTGGGGAAAACCCTTCAATCAAGGACATCATGGACTACGAGCAGCCTGACTGCCAGGTGGACTTGTCATCCATCCTGTAGGGTGAATTAGAAAAACAATCAACCTGTATGTGATTTCCATAAACCATTCAAGTAGGGAACGCATATATACGTTCCATTCAGTTAAAGAATGAATCGCCAATCGAAAAATTTAATATTTGACCCGTAATGAAACTGGTCCAAAACAATATATTTATTCGCTCATGGTTCGACGGAGTTTACCCTGAGGAATTATGTCAAAAAGGGGTTAAGTATAAACGGTTCCCTTCTTATAATTAACAAAAAACTAAGGAGGGAACCGTCATGAAGAAACAAGGGATAGATTACACCAATCAAGACTTTTTTCTAGGTATAGATGTGCATCTGAAGAACTGGATAGTAACCATAACAGTTTATCGAAGG encodes the following:
- the moeB gene encoding molybdopterin-synthase adenylyltransferase MoeB, which encodes MDLTEEQIYRYSRNILLPEVGGVGQERLLRSRAFCVGVGGLGSPIALYLAAAGVGTIGIADSDQVDITNLQRQVLHFTDDIGRPKILSAKEKLEKLNPDVSVIVYEEMITKRNIREIIKDYDIVLDGSDNFPTRYLVNDACYFEKKTLVSGAILRFEGQVSVFKPHAGGPCYRCLYPEIPPAGMIPSCQEAGILGAVAGIIGNIQAVETLKELLQIGQSLVGRLLVFNTLNMSIAELKVKKDPRCPLCGENPSIKDIMDYEQPDCQVDLSSIL
- a CDS encoding M67 family metallopeptidase; the encoded protein is MVKIAKSVYDGIIRHAESGYPNEVCGVLIGREWEVTNFKECRNLNEERARDRYELDPLSFKEADDWARSKGMEILGIYHSHPDHPSRPSEFDRERAWPNWAYIILSINNGKYNDGRAWILSNYDSRFEEEKIELTED
- a CDS encoding type II toxin-antitoxin system HicB family antitoxin produces the protein MLAHFNAIYEKGEKYYIGYCLEVPGANGQGVTIEECRESLKEAIKLILEDRLEEALRGIPDDAIRGDRYY
- a CDS encoding cysteine synthase family protein; this encodes MDLLLARKKTDVPDKKRAESIVDLIGNTPLIRLSKITEGLSPDVEVHVKAEWLNPGGSVKDRPALWMILDGIKKGLLTPDKVIMDSSSGNTAIAYAMIGAALGYKVELVTPENVNVERKKTLEAFGAKIIFSDSLEGSDGAIKVAKKLKRENPDKYFMPDQYNNPANTLSHYETTGPEIWLQTKGRVTHFIAGMGTSGTVMGTGRRLKELNPRIKVIAIQPAESLHGLEGLKHMATSIVPGIYDPTFPDEMMFVSTDDSYRIMKELVKKEGIFVGHSGGAAIYATLEYAKRLKEGVIVTILPDGGYRYLSGGIWW
- a CDS encoding addiction module toxin, HicA family: MKRGDFLRHLRFHGCILKREESRHSLYQNPANGVVEAVPRHVEVDNRLAEKSVNG
- a CDS encoding sulfurtransferase TusA family protein, translated to MEDIRVDEKIDITKEICPMTFVKTKLKLESMRSGQVLEVSLNDGEPLRNVPRSIKEDGHKILDIRKEGTSYKLLIERR